The proteins below come from a single Desulfobaccales bacterium genomic window:
- a CDS encoding sigma-54 dependent transcriptional regulator has product MAKSKILVVDDDPLVCDSLKELLLLEGYVVDTAPDGQVAVTKVKGDHFHLIISDIQMPGLNGMELLRELKGVEPEAPVIFITGHGDIEGAVEAIKQGAYDYVTKPIDDVRLKLTIQRALEQRQLVRSLNDLKKRLKPWDIQTTITFRDPKMTQLLELVHTIADTQATVLITGESGTGKTLLAKYIHEHSDRKDRPFVKISCGALSETLLESELFGHVKGAFTGALRDKKGKFEEAHGGTIFLDDINTASPSLQTKLLRVLQEKCLQRVGGNTDIQVDVRIICATNTSLQEEVAQKKFREDLYYRVNVVGLHIPPLRERLGDIAPLAEHFIKRFNLMHRRRVKGLAKSALQILLRHQWPGNVRELENVMEQAVILSRGDWVVPECLPAYLREMPLTPLPETENLTLDEALALAERHILQETLERCHWNRQEAAKTLGISRTTLFNKMRRFQLFGRRTRGRPPLSRQSHPA; this is encoded by the coding sequence GTGGCAAAGAGTAAGATCCTCGTCGTCGATGATGACCCATTAGTGTGCGACTCCTTGAAGGAGCTCCTCCTGCTGGAGGGGTATGTCGTGGACACCGCCCCGGACGGCCAGGTGGCGGTGACCAAGGTCAAGGGCGATCACTTTCACCTCATCATCTCCGACATCCAGATGCCGGGCCTCAACGGCATGGAGCTCCTGAGGGAGCTGAAGGGGGTGGAACCGGAGGCCCCGGTGATCTTCATCACCGGGCATGGGGACATTGAGGGCGCGGTGGAGGCCATCAAACAGGGGGCCTACGATTACGTCACCAAGCCCATCGACGATGTGCGCCTCAAGCTCACCATCCAGCGGGCCCTGGAGCAGCGACAGCTTGTGCGGTCCCTCAACGATCTGAAAAAGCGCCTCAAACCCTGGGATATTCAAACCACCATCACCTTCCGGGACCCCAAGATGACCCAGCTCCTGGAGCTGGTGCATACTATCGCCGACACCCAGGCCACGGTGCTTATCACCGGGGAATCCGGCACCGGCAAGACCCTGCTGGCAAAGTACATCCACGAGCACTCCGACCGCAAGGACCGGCCTTTTGTGAAGATCAGCTGCGGCGCCCTTTCTGAGACCCTCCTGGAGAGCGAGCTCTTCGGGCATGTGAAGGGGGCTTTCACCGGCGCCCTCCGGGACAAGAAGGGAAAATTCGAGGAGGCCCACGGGGGCACCATCTTTCTGGATGACATCAATACCGCCTCCCCCTCCCTGCAGACCAAACTGCTGCGGGTCCTGCAGGAAAAGTGTCTGCAGCGGGTGGGAGGCAATACGGACATCCAGGTGGATGTGCGCATCATCTGCGCCACCAACACCTCCCTCCAGGAAGAGGTGGCCCAGAAAAAATTCCGGGAGGACCTCTACTACCGGGTCAACGTGGTGGGGCTGCACATCCCGCCGCTCAGGGAGCGCCTGGGGGACATCGCCCCTTTGGCCGAGCATTTCATCAAACGTTTCAACCTGATGCATCGCCGCCGGGTCAAGGGCTTGGCCAAAAGCGCCCTGCAGATCCTGCTCCGGCATCAGTGGCCCGGGAATGTGCGGGAGCTGGAAAATGTCATGGAGCAGGCGGTGATCCTAAGCCGGGGGGATTGGGTGGTGCCGGAATGCCTGCCGGCGTATCTGCGGGAGATGCCCCTGACCCCCCTGCCCGAAACGGAGAACCTCACCCTGGATGAAGCTCTGGCCCTGGCCGAGCGCCATATCCTGCAGGAGACCCTGGAGCGCTGCCACTGGAACCGGCAGGAGGCCGCCAAAACCCTGGGTATCAGCCGTACCACCCTATTCAACAAGATGCGGCGGTTCCAGCTCTTCGGCCGCCGGACCCGGGGTCGGCCCCCTCTGTCCCGGCAAAGCCACCCCGCCTGA
- a CDS encoding response regulator, whose translation MRMPQEEEATGAVLPEQEQSGSVPQGHALSLTPSAPLTERPWILVVDDDPTLAKLAQDLLSHNYLVDIATHPREAQAKLRERSYDVVLTDMVMPEVSGLELVQFVKRHHPDTPVIVFTGFANFKDAVTAVKLGAFDYLSKPVQGEMLRHVVTRALEFRRLKRLEEEMEILLAGAEALGWQSLELLAETPEAAVLASLKEACRQASDLSQVADRVLEAAELLLGATRSSIFLYQPEEQLFTGVAARGPEADARRRAVVPLGEGVMGQVAVNQRPLLVREVALAPGLASRRFSYSGSSFLILPVKGTRLWGVINLTDRREGTPFQARELFLGWLLARLLAEYLESRQPEASVPEAPPLVRSLLQEQLPVGLALVDRELAIVVANRTLARLADTPAENLAGASFPASLGLSPGDQEAVAQALRDIFRDGEPREFPILKSHRPGRSPCYLGLKLLPSLSAPGEQPVLAVVEDVSEVEQLRQRLHLYEHLAIMGKLSLCVAHELNNPLDGIRRYISLAQRKKDQPEEVERYLTEALKGLQKMSLTIRSLLSSANPLKAPRSTDNLLNLLQEAVKIMMFQASDHRVQVDFHPSPELRQVPAEGDLYHVFINLIKNALQAMPQGGRLLIQGGLTPQGVEISFQDTGPGLRPEEVEQIFQPFYSTKEGGEGLGLGLPICRKILERYRGSLTVESEPGAGTCVRILLPPPSSGGQGGKE comes from the coding sequence ATGAGGATGCCCCAGGAAGAGGAAGCCACGGGAGCGGTTCTCCCCGAGCAGGAGCAATCCGGGTCGGTGCCTCAAGGGCACGCCCTCTCCCTCACCCCTTCAGCCCCGCTCACTGAGCGTCCGTGGATCTTGGTGGTGGATGATGACCCCACCCTGGCGAAGCTGGCCCAGGATTTGCTCTCCCATAATTATCTGGTGGATATCGCCACCCATCCCCGGGAGGCCCAGGCCAAACTCCGGGAGCGCTCCTATGACGTGGTGCTCACCGACATGGTGATGCCGGAGGTGAGCGGCCTGGAGCTGGTGCAGTTCGTCAAGCGGCATCATCCCGACACCCCCGTCATTGTCTTTACCGGGTTTGCCAATTTCAAGGACGCGGTGACCGCGGTGAAGCTGGGGGCCTTCGACTACCTCAGCAAGCCGGTGCAAGGGGAGATGCTCCGCCATGTCGTTACCCGGGCGCTGGAGTTCCGGCGGCTCAAGCGTCTGGAGGAGGAGATGGAGATCCTCCTGGCCGGGGCCGAGGCCCTGGGCTGGCAGAGCCTGGAGTTGCTGGCCGAGACCCCGGAGGCCGCGGTCCTGGCCTCCCTCAAGGAAGCCTGCCGCCAGGCAAGCGACCTCTCTCAGGTTGCGGACCGGGTGCTGGAGGCGGCGGAATTGCTCCTGGGGGCCACCCGCAGCTCCATCTTTCTCTATCAACCGGAGGAGCAGCTCTTCACCGGGGTGGCCGCCCGGGGACCGGAGGCCGACGCCCGCCGGCGGGCGGTGGTGCCTCTGGGCGAAGGCGTCATGGGGCAGGTGGCGGTCAACCAGCGCCCCCTGTTGGTCCGGGAGGTGGCCTTGGCACCGGGCCTGGCCTCCCGCCGCTTTTCCTACTCCGGCTCCAGTTTCCTTATTTTGCCGGTGAAGGGCACCCGTCTCTGGGGGGTCATCAACCTGACCGACCGCCGGGAGGGCACCCCCTTCCAGGCCCGGGAACTCTTCCTGGGGTGGCTTCTGGCCCGACTGCTGGCGGAATATCTGGAGAGCCGCCAACCGGAAGCCTCCGTGCCGGAAGCCCCCCCCTTGGTCCGTTCCCTGCTCCAGGAGCAGTTGCCGGTGGGTCTGGCCCTGGTGGACCGGGAGCTTGCCATCGTGGTGGCCAACCGCACTTTGGCCCGGCTGGCGGACACGCCCGCAGAGAACTTGGCCGGGGCCTCCTTTCCCGCCTCCCTAGGGCTGTCTCCCGGGGACCAGGAGGCGGTGGCCCAGGCCCTCCGGGATATCTTCCGGGACGGGGAACCCCGGGAATTCCCCATCCTGAAAAGCCATCGGCCCGGGCGCTCCCCCTGCTATTTGGGACTGAAGCTCCTGCCGTCGCTCTCCGCCCCCGGAGAACAGCCGGTCCTGGCGGTGGTGGAGGATGTCAGCGAAGTAGAGCAGCTCCGTCAGCGCCTGCACCTCTACGAGCACCTGGCCATCATGGGCAAACTCAGTCTCTGTGTGGCCCACGAGCTGAACAACCCTCTGGACGGCATCCGGCGCTACATCTCCCTGGCCCAGCGCAAGAAGGATCAGCCGGAGGAAGTGGAGCGCTACCTCACCGAGGCCCTGAAAGGCCTCCAGAAGATGTCCCTCACCATCCGCTCGCTTCTGTCCTCGGCCAACCCCTTGAAGGCCCCTCGGAGCACCGACAACCTCCTCAATCTCCTGCAGGAGGCGGTGAAGATCATGATGTTTCAGGCCAGCGACCACCGGGTGCAGGTGGATTTTCACCCCTCCCCGGAACTCCGTCAGGTGCCGGCGGAAGGGGACCTCTATCACGTCTTCATCAACCTCATCAAAAACGCCTTGCAGGCCATGCCTCAGGGTGGCCGACTCCTGATCCAGGGCGGCCTCACCCCCCAGGGGGTGGAGATCTCCTTTCAGGACACAGGCCCGGGTCTGCGGCCGGAGGAAGTGGAGCAGATTTTCCAACCCTTTTATTCCACCAAGGAAGGGGGAGAGGGACTGGGGTTAGGGCTGCCCATCTGCCGGAAGATCCTGGAGCGTTATCGCGGCTCCCTCACCGTGGAGAGCGAACCGGGGGCCGGCACCTGCGTGCGCATCCTCCTGCCGCCGCCGTCATCAGGAGGACAGGGTGGCAAAGAGTAA